The Methanoculleus marisnigri JR1 genome window below encodes:
- the cgi121 gene encoding KEOPS complex subunit Cgi121, translated as MAEPEIACEVYRAVFTIEDKIGFLNEIRRIADEFETHIILFDADRLTGRDHVEAALRHACRSWTGGEAIANSLEMEALLYAAGTRQCQVASSFGIHPGENRSYVAVCPPVPGVRDRLAGLVRFVDDEQGGEEIDPAKRALLADLFSITPEEVAVVGEERFRELVLERVALLDVYR; from the coding sequence ATGGCAGAACCAGAGATAGCATGCGAAGTCTACCGGGCGGTCTTTACGATCGAGGACAAGATCGGGTTTTTAAACGAGATCCGGAGGATCGCCGACGAATTTGAGACGCACATCATCCTCTTCGACGCCGACCGCCTGACGGGACGGGATCACGTCGAGGCGGCGCTCAGGCATGCCTGCCGGTCGTGGACCGGCGGTGAAGCGATCGCGAACTCGCTTGAGATGGAGGCACTCCTCTACGCCGCGGGAACCAGGCAGTGCCAGGTGGCCTCGTCGTTCGGGATCCACCCGGGCGAAAACCGGTCGTATGTCGCCGTCTGTCCCCCGGTGCCCGGCGTCCGGGACCGGCTTGCCGGTCTCGTGAGGTTCGTTGACGATGAACAGGGAGGGGAGGAGATCGATCCCGCAAAAAGGGCGCTTCTTGCGGACCTCTTTTCGATCACCCCCGAGGAGGTTGCAGTGGTCGGGGAGGAGCGGTTCCGCGAACTGGTGCTCGAGCGGGTGGCGCTCCTCGACGTCTACCGCTGA